The following proteins are encoded in a genomic region of Oncorhynchus masou masou isolate Uvic2021 unplaced genomic scaffold, UVic_Omas_1.1 unplaced_scaffold_2662, whole genome shotgun sequence:
- the LOC135533793 gene encoding uncharacterized protein LOC135533793 → MDSTRCQRQPQFIRAWTLQGVRDSLSSSGHGLYKVSETASVHQGLDSTRCQRQPQFIRAWTLQGVRDSLSSSGPGLYKVSETASIHQGLDSTRCQRQPQFIRAWTLQGVRDSLSSSGPGLYKVSETASIHQGLDSTRCQRQPQFIRAWTLQGVRDSLSSSGHGLYKVSETASIHQGMDSTRCQRQPQFIRAWTLQGVRDSLNSSGHGLYKVSETASIHQGMDSTRCQRQPQFIRAWTLQGVRDSLNSSGHGLYKVSETASVHQGMDSTRCQRQPQFIRAWTLQGVRDSLNSSGHGLYKVSETASVHQGLDSTRCQRQPQFIRTWTLQGVRDSLSSSGHGLYKVSETASVHQGMDSTRCQRQPQFIRAWTLQGVRDSLNSSGPGLYKVSETASIHRGMDSTRCQRQPQFIGAWTLQGVRDSLNSSGHGLYKVSETASIHQGMDSTRCQRQPQFIRAWTLQGVRDSLNSSGPGLYKVSETASIHQGMDSTRCQRQPQFIRAWTLQGVRDSLNSSGPGLYKVSETASIHQGMDSTRCQRQPQFIRAWTLQGVRDSLNSSGHGLYKVSETASIHQGMDSTRCQRQPQFIGAWTLQGVRDSLNSSGHGLYKVSEQPQFIRAWTLQGVRDSLNSSGHGLYKVSKAFHRDADPC, encoded by the exons atggactctacaaggtgtcagagacagcctcaattcatcagggcatggactctacaaggtgtcagagacagcctcagttcatcagggcatggactctacaaggtgtcagagacagcctcagttcatcagggcctggactctacaaggtgtcagagacagcctcagttcatcagggcatggactctacaaggtgtcagagacagcctcagttcatcagggcctggactctacaaggtgtcagagacagcctcaattcatcagggcctggactctacaaggtgtcagagacagcctcagttcatcagggcatggactctacaaggtgtcagagacagcctcagttcatcagggcctggactctacaaggtgtcagagacagcctcaattcatcagggcctggactctacaaggtgtcagagacagcctcagttcatcagggcatggactctacaaggtgtcagagacagcctcagttcatcagggcatggactctacaaggtgtcagagacagcctcaattcatcagggcatggactctacaaggtgtcagagacagcctcagttcatcagggcatggactctacaaggtgtcagagacagcctcaattcatcagggcatggactctacaaggtgtcagagacagcctcaattcatcagggcatggactctacaaggtgtcagagacagcctcagttcatcagggcatggactctacaaggtgtcagagacagcctcaattcatcagggcatggactctacaaggtgtcagagacagcctcagttcatcagggcatggactctacaaggtgtcagagacagcctcaattcatcagggcatggactctacaaggtgtcagagacagcctcaattcatcagggcatggactctacaaggtgtcagagacagcctcagttcatcagggcctggactctacaaggtgtcagagacagcctcaattcatcaggacatggactctacaaggtgtcagagacagcctcagttcatcagggcatggactctacaaggtgtcagagacagcctcagttcatcagggcatggactctacaag gtgtcagagacagcctcaattcatcagggcatggactctacaaggtgtcagagacagcctcaattcatcagggcctggactctacaaggtgtcagagacagcctcaattcatcggggcatggactctacaaggtgtcagagacagcctcaattcatcggggcatggactctacaaggtgtcagagacagcctcaattcatcagggcatggactctacaaggtgtcagagacagcctcaattcatcagggcatggactctacaaggtgtcagagacagcctcaattcatcagggcatggactctacaaggtgtcagagacagcctcaattcatcagggcctggactctacaaggtgtcagagacagcctcaattcatcagggcatggactctacaaggtgtcagagacagcctcaattcatcagggcatggactctacaaggtgtcagagacagcctcaattcatcagggcctggactctacaaggtgtcagagacagcctcaattcatcagggcatggactctacaaggtgtcagagacagcctcaattcatcagggcatggactctacaaggtgtcagagacagcctcaattcatcagggcatggactctacaaggtgtcagagacagcctcaattcatcagggcatggactctacaaggtgtcagagacagcctcaattcatcggggcatggactctacaaggtgtcagagacagcctcaattcatcggggcatggactctacaaggtgtcagaacagcctcagttcatcagggcatggactctacaaggtgtcagagacagcctcaattcatcggggcatggactctacaaggtgtcgaaagcgttccacagggatgctgacccatgttga